Proteins encoded together in one Kutzneria kofuensis window:
- a CDS encoding lytic transglycosylase domain-containing protein, with protein MSRRASTGLVALAGVLAVTCVASTTPPAVVEAQPATSTVPDHVVPPGGSPAAPHKRPDVQVVRPDHVVPFKTVATVTDNRIPAVLLAAYQHAAGRVPSCHLRWQVLAGIGKVESNHARGGQVDDRGTVTEPIFGPELSDGDHAVGPMQFLPSTWAKWGVDENHDGAADPQNVWDATASAADYLCADGRDLSLNGDLVNAVLSYNHDGAYLAEVFQWITTYSGGVTSIPAVPATAATATPPPTTTTSAPPPGTPTTSTPPPTTTTTTPPNVLDAVVGGLLGDVGTLLGKK; from the coding sequence TTGTCCCGCCGTGCCTCGACCGGTCTGGTCGCGCTCGCCGGAGTGCTGGCCGTCACCTGCGTGGCCAGCACGACCCCGCCCGCCGTGGTCGAAGCCCAGCCGGCCACTTCGACCGTGCCCGATCACGTTGTGCCGCCCGGCGGTTCCCCCGCCGCCCCGCACAAGCGGCCCGACGTGCAGGTGGTCCGGCCGGATCACGTCGTCCCGTTCAAGACCGTCGCGACCGTCACCGACAACCGCATCCCCGCCGTGCTGCTGGCCGCCTACCAGCACGCCGCCGGCCGCGTCCCCTCGTGTCACCTGCGGTGGCAGGTGCTCGCCGGCATCGGCAAGGTCGAGTCCAACCACGCCCGCGGCGGCCAGGTCGACGACCGCGGCACCGTCACCGAGCCCATCTTCGGCCCCGAGCTCTCCGACGGCGACCACGCCGTCGGCCCCATGCAGTTCCTGCCCTCCACGTGGGCCAAGTGGGGCGTCGACGAGAACCACGACGGCGCCGCCGATCCCCAGAACGTCTGGGACGCCACCGCTTCCGCCGCCGACTACCTCTGCGCCGACGGCCGTGACCTGTCGCTGAACGGCGACCTCGTGAACGCCGTCCTCAGCTACAACCACGACGGCGCCTACCTGGCCGAGGTGTTCCAGTGGATCACCACCTACTCCGGCGGTGTGACCAGCATTCCCGCCGTCCCGGCGACCGCCGCCACCGCAACCCCACCCCCGACCACCACAACGTCCGCCCCTCCGCCCGGCACACCGACAACCAGCACGCCGCCGCCCACGACCACGACGACCACGCCGCCGAACGTGCTCGACGCTGTGGTGGGAGGGTTGCTGGGTGACGTCGGCACGCTGCTGGGCAAGAAGTAA
- a CDS encoding MCE family protein, whose protein sequence is MFNRLVRIQLAAFSALTVFAVSVVAVDYLDVTGGKYTISADFADASGLYQGAEVTYLGVRVGKVTSMDLGTDAVRVAMSLDEPVPAELKAEIHSTSAIGEQYVDLSPVGGEAGNAVDGTTIPLDRTKPMTPTDALLSSVDALAKAVPTDRLRTVLTEVTAAFQGSHNDIRRLLDQASLLVHDATVDVGPTTSLITKLGPFLDTQHDLDGQIRSYTRDLASFTDQLRLSDDDLRRLVDTVPTFDDQLLGLQDRLRPTLPVLLGNMIATGQVVRTYLPGVEQFLSVYPATVAIIQNMLLRHGGIAATLRLNINDPPPCTTGFLPNPQRRDPSDTRDIAAPDNLYCKVAPADPRVVRGARNTPCLNAPGRRGASPEQCREQEPTWQKLLVK, encoded by the coding sequence ATGTTCAACCGACTGGTCCGCATCCAGCTCGCCGCGTTCTCGGCGCTGACGGTCTTCGCCGTGTCGGTGGTCGCCGTGGACTACCTCGACGTCACCGGTGGGAAGTACACCATCAGCGCGGACTTCGCGGACGCCTCGGGGCTGTATCAGGGCGCGGAGGTGACCTACCTCGGCGTGCGGGTCGGCAAGGTGACCTCGATGGACCTCGGCACCGACGCCGTGCGGGTTGCGATGTCGTTGGACGAACCCGTGCCGGCCGAACTGAAGGCCGAGATACACAGCACGTCCGCGATCGGTGAGCAGTACGTCGACCTGTCACCGGTCGGCGGCGAGGCCGGCAACGCCGTCGACGGAACCACGATCCCACTGGACCGCACCAAGCCGATGACGCCGACCGATGCACTTCTGTCCAGTGTGGACGCCCTCGCGAAGGCGGTGCCGACCGATCGGCTCCGGACCGTGCTGACCGAAGTGACCGCGGCGTTCCAGGGATCCCACAACGACATCCGGCGGCTGCTCGACCAGGCGTCCCTGCTCGTGCACGACGCCACGGTCGACGTCGGTCCCACCACCAGCCTGATCACCAAGCTCGGGCCGTTCCTCGACACCCAACACGACCTCGACGGCCAGATCCGTTCGTACACAAGGGATCTGGCGTCGTTCACCGACCAGCTCCGGCTCAGTGACGACGACCTCCGCCGGCTCGTCGACACCGTGCCGACATTCGACGACCAGCTGCTGGGCCTGCAGGACCGGCTCAGGCCGACGTTGCCCGTGCTGCTGGGCAACATGATCGCCACCGGCCAGGTCGTCCGCACCTACCTCCCGGGCGTCGAGCAGTTCCTCTCCGTCTACCCGGCCACGGTCGCGATCATCCAGAACATGCTGCTGCGGCACGGTGGCATCGCTGCCACGTTGCGGCTGAACATCAACGACCCACCGCCGTGCACCACCGGCTTCCTGCCCAACCCGCAGCGGCGGGATCCCAGCGACACCAGGGACATCGCCGCGCCCGACAACCTGTACTGCAAGGTCGCGCCGGCCGATCCCCGGGTGGTGCGGGGCGCGCGGAACACGCCGTGCCTGAACGCGCCCGGTCGACGCGGCGCGAGCCCCGAGCAATGCCGAGAACAGGAGCCCACATGGCAGAAGTTGCTGGTGAAGTAG
- a CDS encoding multidrug effflux MFS transporter, with amino-acid sequence MTKAKTAWLAVVLGSLSAFAPLSIDMYLPAFPAMARELTAAPSDIQLTLTACTIGLAVGQLIAGPLSDRLGRRGPLLVGLAIYLVASAACIVAPSAITLTILRLVQGMGGAAGIVISRAVARDLFEGRELAKFFSLLMLVNSLGPVVAPALGAVVLHWTTWRGVFVVLSAIGLLLLVLTTLTLAESLPRERRHKGSLSIGSLLVDRVFIGYALSCALSFAALFAYISGSSFVLQDTYGLSAPLFSLVFGVNSLAIMGASQLNGWLLGRFAPRPLLATGLGGTVLGAVALLLSVLTGLGLPGVLPSLFVLAASVGVVFPNATALAMNDHPDKAGNASAVLGTAQFLVGGVAAPLASTAVSMGVVMTAVAVAAVLAFLLLTRASARKPAIDRPVAAG; translated from the coding sequence GTGACGAAGGCGAAAACGGCCTGGTTGGCGGTCGTGCTGGGCAGCCTGTCGGCGTTCGCGCCGCTGTCCATCGACATGTACCTGCCGGCCTTTCCGGCGATGGCGCGCGAGCTGACGGCGGCGCCGTCGGACATCCAGCTGACGCTGACCGCGTGCACCATCGGCCTGGCGGTCGGCCAGCTGATCGCCGGCCCGCTGTCGGACCGGCTGGGCCGGCGCGGGCCGCTGCTCGTCGGGCTGGCGATCTACCTCGTCGCGTCGGCGGCGTGCATCGTCGCGCCGTCGGCCATCACGTTGACGATCTTGCGGCTGGTGCAGGGCATGGGCGGCGCGGCCGGCATCGTGATCTCCCGGGCCGTGGCGCGCGACCTGTTCGAGGGTCGCGAGCTGGCGAAGTTCTTCTCGCTGCTGATGCTGGTGAACAGCCTCGGCCCGGTGGTCGCGCCGGCGCTCGGCGCGGTGGTGCTGCACTGGACGACCTGGCGCGGCGTTTTTGTCGTCCTGTCGGCGATCGGGCTGCTCCTGCTGGTGCTCACCACGCTGACGCTCGCGGAGTCGTTGCCGCGCGAACGCCGCCACAAGGGCAGCCTGTCGATCGGCTCCCTCCTGGTCGACCGCGTCTTCATCGGCTACGCCCTGTCGTGCGCACTGTCGTTTGCCGCGCTGTTCGCCTACATCTCGGGCTCGTCCTTCGTGCTCCAGGACACCTACGGCCTGTCCGCGCCGCTGTTCAGCCTGGTGTTCGGCGTGAACTCCCTGGCGATCATGGGAGCCAGCCAGCTCAACGGCTGGCTACTGGGACGGTTCGCGCCGCGTCCGCTGCTGGCCACCGGCCTCGGCGGCACGGTGCTCGGCGCGGTCGCGTTGCTGCTGTCGGTGCTCACCGGTCTCGGGCTGCCCGGCGTGCTGCCGTCGCTGTTCGTGCTGGCGGCGAGCGTCGGCGTGGTGTTCCCGAACGCCACGGCGCTGGCGATGAACGATCATCCGGACAAGGCCGGCAACGCCTCGGCGGTGCTCGGCACCGCGCAGTTCCTCGTCGGCGGCGTGGCCGCGCCGCTGGCCAGCACGGCGGTGTCGATGGGCGTCGTGATGACCGCGGTCGCGGTCGCCGCCGTGCTGGCCTTTCTGCTGCTTACACGGGCGTCAGCTCGGAAACCAGCCATTGACCGTCCTGTCGCTGCAGGGTAG
- a CDS encoding GNAT family N-acetyltransferase translates to MMAVTSMLPAHADAVLDIYQLGIDTGQATFARSAPSWSEFDSGHLPGHRFVAVDGDRVLGWIACAPTSKRAVYAGVVEESVYVHPDAHGRGVGRALLNSVIASTEAAGIWTLRAGIFPENTASLGLHEKLGFRVVGVLERVGRFHDGRWRDVVLLERRSAVV, encoded by the coding sequence ATGATGGCCGTCACGTCGATGCTGCCCGCCCACGCGGACGCCGTGCTGGACATCTACCAGCTGGGCATCGACACAGGCCAGGCCACCTTCGCCAGGTCCGCGCCGAGCTGGTCGGAGTTCGACTCCGGGCACCTGCCGGGGCACCGTTTCGTCGCGGTGGACGGGGACCGCGTGCTCGGCTGGATCGCCTGCGCGCCGACGTCCAAGCGCGCGGTGTACGCGGGGGTCGTGGAGGAGAGCGTCTACGTCCATCCGGACGCCCACGGGCGCGGGGTCGGGCGGGCGCTGCTGAACAGCGTGATCGCCAGCACCGAGGCCGCCGGCATCTGGACGCTGCGGGCCGGCATCTTCCCGGAGAACACCGCCAGCCTCGGCCTGCACGAGAAGCTCGGCTTCCGGGTGGTCGGCGTCCTGGAACGGGTCGGCCGCTTCCACGACGGGCGGTGGCGCGACGTCGTGCTGCTGGAGCGGCGCAGCGCGGTCGTCTGA
- a CDS encoding mammalian cell entry protein, giving the protein MAEVAGEVVPWRRRVLPAAAMVLAAALVVAASLLLLRLNDANADEDSRQSALQVARQVAVDLTTVTKDTAQQDVDRLLDVATGSFKDQFARQADVFRKVVQQASVTSKGTVAEAGVSSVDGDTVTVLAAVSATVQNADAPDGEQRQYRMKMQLHHEGDRWLVSDLEFVP; this is encoded by the coding sequence ATGGCAGAAGTTGCTGGTGAAGTAGTGCCCTGGCGGCGGCGGGTCCTGCCGGCCGCGGCCATGGTGCTCGCGGCCGCGCTCGTCGTCGCCGCGTCGCTGTTGCTGCTCAGGCTGAACGACGCCAACGCCGACGAGGACAGCCGCCAGTCGGCGCTCCAGGTCGCCCGGCAGGTCGCCGTCGACCTGACCACCGTCACCAAGGACACCGCGCAGCAGGACGTCGACCGGCTGCTGGACGTGGCGACCGGCTCGTTCAAGGACCAGTTCGCCCGGCAGGCGGACGTGTTCCGCAAGGTCGTGCAGCAGGCTTCCGTCACCTCCAAGGGGACCGTCGCCGAGGCCGGCGTGAGCAGCGTCGACGGCGACACGGTCACCGTGCTGGCGGCGGTGTCCGCGACGGTGCAGAACGCGGACGCGCCGGACGGGGAACAGCGCCAGTACCGGATGAAGATGCAACTGCACCACGAGGGAGACCGCTGGCTGGTCTCGGATCTGGAGTTCGTGCCGTGA